One window from the genome of Corynebacterium sp. SCR221107 encodes:
- a CDS encoding ArsR/SmtB family transcription factor, translating to MRLELIFQLAAVDEACVCTLTTTPPVADNLLSYHLKVLRGAGVVRSERRGRWVHYQLVPGVLERLHSVLPPPQLQA from the coding sequence GTGCGCCTAGAGCTTATCTTTCAGCTGGCAGCTGTCGATGAGGCGTGCGTTTGCACGCTTACTACAACGCCGCCAGTTGCAGATAACTTGCTGAGCTATCACCTCAAGGTGCTAAGGGGGGCGGGGGTGGTTCGCAGCGAGCGCCGTGGCCGCTGGGTGCATTACCAACTCGTACCAGGCGTGCTGGAACGGTTGCATTCAGTATTACCGCCACCGCAGCTTCAGGCTTGA
- a CDS encoding permease, which yields MSAGRIPIGVRLLVGVAVWIGAYAANRPWWDWFFGQVWGLDLDSRLGSSVHFFFYDTTKILLLLSGLVFTIGLARASLNLEKARAYLERRGLGVGLILAVVLGVVTPFCSCSSIPLFIGFVAAGVPIAITLTFLIASPLVSETAAILIGTQFGWHIAAAYVAAGSVIAVAIGFIFAMIDRRFDLSRWVEPFVLQTKSPIAALQDGDKPTLEQRVRAGIDESSDIFKRVWKWVILGVAIGAGIHGWIPEDFFARFAGADNPFAVPIATLAGIPLYANGGGVVPIGEALWAKGLPLGTVMSLMMGAIALSVPEAVMLRQVLKPKLLAMFFLSVAVGIIIVGYLFNFIYV from the coding sequence ATGAGCGCGGGTCGCATTCCAATTGGGGTTCGCCTCTTGGTGGGAGTTGCTGTGTGGATTGGCGCGTATGCTGCCAATCGTCCTTGGTGGGATTGGTTCTTTGGGCAAGTGTGGGGACTTGATCTCGACTCTCGCTTGGGGTCGTCGGTGCACTTCTTCTTCTACGACACCACAAAGATCTTGCTGTTGCTGTCTGGCTTGGTGTTTACCATCGGTCTCGCGCGAGCAAGCCTCAATCTTGAAAAGGCACGGGCCTATTTGGAACGCCGTGGCCTTGGGGTTGGATTGATACTGGCGGTCGTTTTGGGGGTAGTGACCCCATTTTGTTCGTGTTCTTCCATCCCGCTCTTTATCGGATTCGTGGCCGCAGGCGTTCCGATCGCCATCACCCTCACGTTTCTCATCGCCTCACCGTTGGTAAGTGAAACCGCTGCCATCCTCATCGGAACGCAATTCGGCTGGCATATTGCCGCGGCATATGTGGCAGCTGGCAGTGTGATCGCGGTGGCGATCGGCTTCATTTTTGCCATGATCGACCGGCGCTTTGATCTTTCTCGCTGGGTTGAGCCGTTTGTCCTGCAAACCAAGTCGCCCATTGCTGCCCTTCAGGATGGTGACAAGCCAACATTGGAGCAGCGAGTGCGGGCGGGTATTGACGAGTCATCGGACATCTTCAAACGGGTGTGGAAGTGGGTGATCCTCGGAGTCGCGATTGGTGCGGGTATCCACGGTTGGATTCCGGAGGACTTCTTTGCTCGATTTGCGGGCGCCGACAACCCATTTGCCGTACCCATCGCCACCTTGGCAGGGATTCCTCTATATGCAAACGGGGGAGGCGTGGTCCCCATCGGCGAGGCGCTGTGGGCCAAGGGGCTGCCACTGGGAACCGTCATGAGTTTGATGATGGGGGCGATAGCCCTGTCCGTCCCTGAGGCTGTCATGTTGCGACAGGTACTCAAACCGAAACTCTTAGCGATGTTTTTCTTAAGTGTTGCAGTGGGGATCATCATCGTCGGCTATCTCTTCAATTTCATCTATGTCTAG
- a CDS encoding iron-siderophore ABC transporter substrate-binding protein yields MPKNYRRATVASIGLLLSLGLVACSSDSASTTTSAANNSAQSSSVSSSDFQPVTIKHAFGETTISEKPERVATVAWANHEVPLALGIVPVGMAKTTWGDDDSDGILPWVSDKIEELGADPADIALFDETDSIDFEAVAASEPDVIFASYSGITQEDYDQLSKIAPTVAYPEQAWGTPLDENITIIATGLGMEAEGEQLVDDLNTQIADAFAAHPEFAGTNVLFTAFGSDTDLSTVGFYTTTDPRMGFLEQAGFGVPKTVAEYSESSSNFWEEISAEQPELFDDVDLIVTYGSDDPAENQATLDKLQADPLWSMIPAIAEGHVAFLGNGPLAASTNPTPLSIPAKLGEYFDLLASALDS; encoded by the coding sequence ATGCCAAAAAACTATCGTCGCGCCACAGTCGCCAGCATTGGTCTCCTCTTAAGTCTAGGACTTGTCGCATGTTCTTCTGACAGCGCCTCAACTACTACATCGGCAGCTAACAACAGCGCACAGTCCTCCTCAGTCAGCAGCAGCGACTTCCAACCAGTGACCATCAAGCACGCATTCGGCGAAACAACCATTTCCGAAAAGCCGGAGCGGGTGGCAACCGTGGCGTGGGCCAATCATGAGGTGCCGCTCGCTCTCGGAATCGTGCCGGTGGGAATGGCCAAGACAACCTGGGGTGATGATGATTCCGATGGCATCTTGCCGTGGGTGTCCGACAAGATCGAGGAGCTGGGAGCCGATCCAGCTGACATTGCCCTCTTCGACGAGACGGACTCCATCGACTTCGAAGCAGTTGCCGCCTCTGAGCCAGATGTCATCTTCGCCTCCTACTCCGGAATCACTCAGGAGGACTACGATCAGCTTTCCAAGATTGCGCCCACCGTCGCCTACCCGGAGCAGGCATGGGGCACCCCGCTTGACGAAAACATCACGATCATCGCCACAGGCTTAGGGATGGAAGCCGAGGGCGAACAACTCGTCGACGATCTCAACACACAGATTGCGGATGCCTTCGCGGCACATCCGGAGTTCGCCGGCACGAATGTTCTGTTCACTGCCTTCGGCAGCGACACGGACCTTTCCACAGTTGGCTTCTACACCACCACCGACCCCCGCATGGGATTCCTCGAGCAGGCAGGCTTCGGCGTTCCAAAGACGGTGGCCGAATACAGTGAGTCCTCCAGCAACTTCTGGGAAGAGATCTCGGCCGAACAACCGGAGCTTTTTGATGACGTCGACCTGATCGTCACCTATGGATCCGACGATCCCGCGGAAAACCAAGCGACGCTGGACAAGCTGCAAGCCGATCCGCTGTGGAGCATGATCCCAGCAATTGCCGAAGGCCACGTCGCTTTCCTCGGCAACGGCCCGCTGG
- a CDS encoding thioredoxin family protein, whose protein sequence is MTTIKILGPGCANCKNLEKQARKALDELGLDAEIVKVTDFPTIASYGIMKTPGLVIDEDVVLSGRVAKSDEIAAIVKERI, encoded by the coding sequence ATGACCACCATAAAGATTCTGGGTCCGGGCTGTGCCAACTGCAAGAATCTGGAGAAACAGGCCAGAAAGGCACTAGATGAGTTGGGATTGGACGCGGAGATTGTCAAGGTAACAGACTTTCCTACTATCGCAAGCTACGGAATCATGAAGACTCCGGGTCTTGTCATCGATGAGGATGTCGTCCTTTCGGGACGCGTGGCCAAGTCTGATGAGATCGCTGCAATTGTGAAGGAACGCATCTAG